In Blastopirellula sp. J2-11, a single genomic region encodes these proteins:
- a CDS encoding YkgJ family cysteine cluster protein: MSLAKRTKPYREDLKPGEVLCEHCTAKCCRYFALPIDTPDEMADFEFIRWYLLHDRASVFVDGESWYLLVHTTCKHLRDDNMCGIYETRPQICRDYTTENCEYEDDWVYDMYFETPEQIWEYAEAIAPRGAGQSIRSRKPPLLPILN; this comes from the coding sequence ATGTCCCTCGCCAAACGAACCAAACCATATCGCGAAGATCTAAAGCCAGGCGAAGTCCTCTGCGAACATTGCACCGCCAAGTGCTGTCGTTACTTTGCGTTGCCGATTGATACGCCGGACGAAATGGCCGATTTCGAGTTCATTCGTTGGTACCTGCTGCACGATCGAGCCTCGGTGTTCGTCGACGGCGAGTCATGGTATTTGCTGGTTCATACGACATGCAAACATTTGCGTGACGACAACATGTGCGGCATTTACGAGACCCGTCCGCAAATTTGCCGCGACTACACGACCGAGAATTGCGAATACGAAGATGACTGGGTCTACGACATGTATTTTGAGACTCCTGAGCAAATCTGGGAGTACGCCGAGGCGATCGCTCCGCGCGGCGCGGGACAAAGCATTCGTAGTCGCAAGCCGCCGCTGTTGCCGATCCTCAACTAG
- a CDS encoding formyltransferase family protein has translation MRIVITAVGPDNVGLADPIIHYVTSLGANIAEIQMYDHDEEAVFAMLLRIELENAPIDQLRMALTEIGRLKNLSIRVWTPDERKDRPRLAICTTYRPEPALALLRAMRDDQIKAEPAIMIGNRDACRGLAEQFGVEWRNVGDHEGKTDDDKMIDVLDEFDVDYVILARYMRVLPASSCWKYAGGRIINLHHGLLPSFPGIRPYHDAFAVRMLTYGATCHFIVPELDAGNQIIHQSTFTTPPGMKLDDIIRLGQEDNEPRCLVEGVRRVVDGEVQLHFHRVIAVES, from the coding sequence ATGCGCATCGTCATTACTGCGGTTGGTCCTGACAACGTCGGTTTGGCTGACCCGATCATTCATTACGTCACCAGCCTGGGCGCCAACATCGCCGAAATCCAGATGTACGATCATGACGAAGAAGCGGTCTTCGCCATGCTGCTGCGGATTGAACTGGAAAACGCCCCCATCGACCAACTACGGATGGCGCTTACCGAAATTGGCCGCCTGAAAAATCTGTCGATACGAGTTTGGACGCCCGACGAGCGCAAAGACCGCCCCCGCTTGGCGATTTGCACCACATACCGCCCCGAACCTGCGCTAGCGTTGTTGCGGGCGATGCGTGACGATCAGATCAAAGCGGAACCGGCGATTATGATCGGCAATCGCGACGCTTGTCGCGGCCTGGCCGAACAATTTGGCGTCGAGTGGCGCAACGTCGGCGATCACGAGGGGAAAACCGACGACGATAAGATGATCGACGTGCTCGACGAATTTGATGTCGACTATGTCATTTTGGCTCGGTATATGCGGGTCTTGCCGGCCAGCAGTTGCTGGAAATACGCAGGCGGGCGAATTATTAACCTGCATCATGGTCTGCTCCCCAGCTTTCCCGGCATTCGTCCCTATCACGATGCTTTCGCCGTCCGCATGCTTACCTATGGAGCAACCTGTCACTTTATCGTGCCAGAACTGGACGCAGGCAATCAAATCATCCATCAGTCGACGTTCACCACGCCGCCCGGGATGAAACTGGACGACATTATCCGACTTGGCCAGGAAGACAATGAGCCTCGTTGTCTGGTGGAAGGGGTTCGCCGCGTCGTCGACGGCGAGGTGCAATTGCATTTCCATCGCGTGATTGCGGTCGAGTCCTAA